A window of the Megalopta genalis isolate 19385.01 chromosome 2, iyMegGena1_principal, whole genome shotgun sequence genome harbors these coding sequences:
- the zfh2 gene encoding Zn finger homeodomain 2 isoform X4 produces MPSSEPHPPQYHLQHHNIPPSHLQQQTSNAIGQHQLYQQLVAAHHQQQQHQQQQQRQQQHGGPFQNSPYTQQKQEMSPEEEGGRGGGSPPAAGAALHQPHHPRTASPPSGTEPCTRDAIPTPTPIADTTTTTTTTTMTMQSQGQQQQEQQGPSPSPSPTGGDVEKFDGKIVYNPDGSAYIIEGESELSEDDSLPDGCIVDGRGVSVPHSLVFPQIASAYYVSRLYAHQAYQQQQQQQQQRSAAQQHNPDLPVMHSYRVISYRSAEGSKQPPPPPTAPPPPAASVPVKPILMCFICKLSFGYAKSFVAHAQGEHQLTLMEDERQVLSHSTASAIIQAVGRGKQPLVSFLEPVTNSTCPQSSPAQMQSQQQQQRAESNEHEPPTASSTPASTPGVPSSPQQQQQQQQQRPSPSTPTTPTSHSNHPLTYNHQQTQQHQWTGAQVSAASWAKAPDATMHYTSPPPPSSSTKGSPSSYAALTQQPPNFLTGTTIGVCPEHMQGRPSGVECPKCELILASSRLAGPGGPLAGIHSRNSCKTLKCPKCNWHYKYQETLEIHMKEKHPESETSCIYCIAGQPHPRLARGETYTCGYKPYRCEVCNYSTTTKGNLSIHMQSDKHLNNMQELQQGGGGSSGASNPSSSQDAPMPTRSPHHQQNHSPHIAGQAGNQSKPKPTFRCDVCNYETNVARNLRIHMTSEKHTHNMLVLQQNVKHMQTLSALQSHHQQAQHHHQQAQQQHQQQLEQLLHLGGLDKPQHAEAALADMAYNQALLIQMMTGGQLPPQLPPEIMGGMASMGAMGNLGGDVGLSPDSMDPPPEPADPDPSHLYQCCVCNNFATDSLEALTHHLAVDRTRTREGEILALVAGHFVCKLCSYKTNLKANFQLHCKTDKHLQRLQHVNHVKEGGPRNEWKLKYLASPTSTAQLRCHACDYYTNSAHKLALHAASPRHEAAALLLRHLHEASTNVPTQAKLYHCALCGFSARHRLPLLQHVRSLRHLQMEQLHQLHRRSGIQGNETPHTDIGDVFQVVGDPDAPPAQQSSPNTPSTPNATSVNSERREEGSECGNEVKQEPDNDQETEQEPENEHEDVSCPYCTYQPTSREELRQHLQVAHVQDTDEKAETVKEEPPPDLLCPLCQDGFRERSALEKHVMQIHSVNTDGLQRLLLLVDQSHWLNNNPRNTSTPAVTTPTSPTTTTKPPQEEELNERGGNDEIEEITRCTICGRICRSLEELQQHHRETHPATTPTLAVSEKHVYKYRCGQCSLAFKTLEKLQQHSQYHAIRDATKCALCGRSFRSVQALQRHLESTHADLHEDELAQYKQSLLHAHPLLQALTEESFRRQGNLSGEQSVEDDASKAEEEESDASDSSPMHKEQRLLEDYLNSQPVAEDSYHDPGRKFKCHRCKLAFTRQSYLTGHNKTLLHRKGEKMSYPMEKYLDPNRPYKCDVCKESFTQKNILLVHYNSVSHLHKLKRAMQEQGNNNTLISVVPPASPTESPDSQQDQDKKPYKCNICKVAYSQGSTLDIHMRSVLHQTRASKLPDLAASGQLDLARPLIEQPPPSSPNSPPVNMNTSSTGMLSCPRCSALFVNQEQLATHQQLYCIFSNPLALFQQLAASQQLVPSTTAKTPPPTSTTPGPQQHMQQSVQHASQTTQDILSQPRHKTSQMYKHLLESFGFDLVMQFNENHQRRQRKEEEAAAALQAQQEQQKQEQQKQALAAQAAREKEEEVEEPTDDDVIPELTRSTCQHCNKEFSSVWVLKAHCEEVHRDLVPREFLEKYAQQFKCEYEKKSVVVTVATSSSTSSAPRSSTPASGQPQDLSSDKEQREKEKEEIAENKERITKTPEATSTTPATTPALSNTPVSSTDSTTATVLPSAQTHHSQQQQQQQQQQQQQQQQQQQQQQQQQQHAQLTLAQQMSEMQAALNAMAASQLQQQLQQYPGLMMGMMGLPLGLNVPALAAMNLQPPLVPMMLPPPPYDGAATAYPPINAQADLLAKQHLALQQQQAAAASAAASQKRARTRITDEQLKILRAHFDINNSPGEEQILDMAAQSGLPPKVIKHWFRNTLFKERQRNKDSPYNFNNPPSTTLNLEEYEKTGEAKVTPLNSSVSGNSSSDDKSPNKQASPPPSTTSVNASQTTEIKQEIQEQPQCHVQQQSQHQEEQQHHSPGSSGGQQSRPHSPALSMSSVFPMHHDVSSHSSTTTSAPSIPMLPPKLGPQSFASPNPGPGGVVPGSITGLTLTPQRSLSPGRGPTDYSFSGGSNGNSSSGNSSGKRANRTRFTDYQIKVLQEFFENNAYPKDDDLEYLSKLLGLSPRVIVVWFQNARQKARKVYENQPAAEPVTPGNREGDDGSGRFQRTPGLNYQCKKCLLVFQRYYELIRHQKTHCFKEEDAKRSAQAQAAAAQVAAVLSSEDSNSSSTTTTTNITSNNPSSAPALTEQLQQPLNTTASPHHQQQTMTQSHQQPQQQLPQQQQSQSQSQSQAQSQAESKEESYQCDKCNLMFGRFELWREHQLVHIMNPSLFPPAYPPDSPFGILQQQALNATTGVAAETPHPLIAMMQDRKRKYDDFDDGTGGESRSNSEHSEQPKDKRLRTTILPEQLDYLYQKYQVESNPSRKMLETIAREVGLKKRVVQVWFQNTRARERKGQFRAHSQVINKRCPFCPALFKVKSALESHLSSKHADQVARGEVNIDNIPDEELSMESAPSNPSTPNMMPPLFPPFNTDMEASLKKYYEESMKRYISELQAHASNGKQEATNHQASGNNSGESPLDLSKPVDLSRPMKLSLGGLSNLLEEQHGMHFRGGSDCGPLTDLSERSICDDDSLSETTEFLDDESGPASPASSTQSSRQGSASVGTGSAAVPAVTGAGGGTGQSSGKRYRTQMSATQVKVMKSLFSDYKTPTMAECEMLGREIGLPKRVVQVWFQNARAKEKKARLAAGLPAEGSAVQPHRGPTGPDECRLCSVRYSAKSPLQEHVFSRRHIESVRVAVEEGSLVPPTPGAPILPTGNTAAAGMGNASVVGATNQQAGQQQQSDENMMYGSLFLHPTAMFQPQQQQHPGAATPSTATTTPGLFKLATTRG; encoded by the exons ATGCCCTCCAGTGAGCCTCATCCCCCCCAATACCACCTTCAGCACCACAACATTCCTCCCTCGCATCTTCAACAGCAAACGTCGAACGCGATCGGGCAGCATCAGCTTTACCAGCAGCTGGTGGCGGCCCATCATCAGCAACAGCAAcaccagcagcagcagcagcgacaACAGCAACACGGCGGGCCCTTTCAAAATTCCCCGTACACGCAGCAAAAGCAGGAGATGAGCCCGGAGGAGGAGGGGGGTCGAGGGGGCGGGTCCCCCCCGGCAGCGGGGGCTGCGCTGCATCAGCCCCACCACCCCCGCACGGCCAGTCCACCCTCGGGCACAGAACCCTGCACCCGCGATGCCATACCAACGCCCACGCCGATCGCGGATACGACTACGACCACTACGACTACTACTATGACCATGCAATCGCAAGGCCAGCAACAGCAAGAGCAGCAAGGTCCTAGCCCGAGCCCAAGTCCAACGGGCGGCGACGTTGAGAAATTCGATGGGAAGATCGTCTATAACCCGGACGGTTCGGCGTACATAATCGAGGGCGAGAGCGAACTGAGTGAAGATGATTCCCTGCCGGACGGTTGCATTGTAGACGGCCGCGGTGTCTCTGTTCCTCATTCTTTAGTATTTCCTCAAATCGCGAGCGCGTACTACGTGTCGAGACTGTACGCCCATCAGGCGTaccagcaacagcagcaacaacaacagcaacgttCGGCGGCCCAGCAGCACAATCCCGATCTTCCTGTAATGCACAGCTATCGGGTGATCAGCTACAGAAGCGCAGAGGGGAGCAAACAGCCGCCTCCGCCCCCGACAGCGCCACCACCGCCTGCCGCTTCGGTGCCTGTGAAACCTATTTTGATGTGTTTCATATGCAAACTGAGCTTCGGGTACGCGAAAAGTTTCGTGGCGCACGCCCAGGGCGAGCATCAACTCACCTTGATGGAAGACGAGAGACAAGTACTTTCTCATTCGACGGCATCGGCGATCATCCAGGCCGTGGGCAGAGGAAAGCAGCCGCTCGTCAGCTTTCTCGAGCCCGTGACGAACTCCACGTGTCCGCAATCGTCGCCCGCGCAGATGCAGAgccaacagcaacagcagcgcGCCGAATCCAACGAGCACGAGCCACCGACGGCGTCCAGCACGCCCGCGAGCACGCCCGGAGTCCCGAGCAGTCCccaacagcagcaacagcaacagcaacagagGCCATCGCCGAGCACACCCACCACACCCACGTCGCATTCGAATCATCCTCTAACGTACAATCATCAGCAAACGCAGCAACATCAATGGACCGGGGCGCAGGTGAGCGCTGCTTCCTGGGCCAAAGCACCGGACGCCACTATGCATTACACTTCGCCACCTCCGCCAAGTTCATCGACCAAAGGCTCGCCGTCTTCTTACGCTGCCCTGACCCAGCAGCCACCGAATTTCCTGACGGGCACCACCATCGGCGTGTGTCCCGAACACATGCAAGGCAGACCGAGCGGCGTCGAGTGCCCGAAATGTGAACTGATCCTCGCCAGTAGCCGCTTAGCGGGTCCTGGAGGGCCGTTAGCTGGGATTCACAGTAGAAACTCGTGCAAGACGTTAAAGTGTCCGAAATGTAATTGGCATTACAAGTATCAGGAAACCCTGGAGATCCACATGAAGGAGAAGCATCCGGAGAGCGAAACGTCCTGCATATACTGCATCGCTGGCCAACCGCATCCTAGGTTAGCGCGGGGCGAGACTTACACTTGCGGCTACAAGCCCTACAGGTGTGAAGTGTGTAATTATTCTACCACGACGAAGGGCAATCTCAGCATTCATATGCAGAgcgacaagcatttgaataacATGCAGGAGTTACAGCAAGGCGGAGGCGGCAGCTCGGGCGCCAGCAATCCATCCTCTTCGCAAGACGCGCCGATGCCAACGAGAAGTCCGCACCACCAGCAGAACCACAGTCCGCACATCGCTGGCCAAGCCGGAAACCAAAGCAAGCCGAAGCCGACGTTTCGCTGCGACGTTTGCAACTACGAGACCAACGTTGCGCGCAACCTAAGGATACACATGACCAGTGAAAAGCATACGCACAACATGCTGGTCCTGCAACAGAACGTAAAACACATGCAGACCTTGTCCGCGTTACAGTCGCACCATCAGCAAGCACAGCATCATCACCAACAAgcgcaacagcagcaccaacagCAACTCGAGCAGTTGCTGCACCTGGGAGGCTTGGACAAACCCCAACACGCCGAAGCGGCTCTGGCCGACATGGCTTACAATCAGGCCCTATTGATTCAAATGATGACCGGTGGTCAGCTGCCACCGCAGCTCCCACCGGAAATTATGGGCGGCATGGCGAGTATGGGCGCGATGGGAAATCTTGGCGGAGACGTCGGACTTTCACCGGACAGCATGGATCCTCCTCCGGAACCGGCTGATCCCGACCCGTCCCATCTCTATCAGTGTTGCGTCTGCAACAACTTCGCGACGGACTCCCTCGAAGCCCTGACCCACCATCTGGCTGTAGACAGAACGCGAACGCGCGAGGGCGAGATCCTGGCGCTGGTAGCCGGCCACTTTGTGTGCAAACTTTGTTCCtataaaactaatttaaaagCAAACTTTCAACTCCACTGCAAAACGGACAAGCATTTGCAGCGCCTGCAGCACGTGAACCATGTGAAGGAAGGCGGCCCGAGGAACGAGTGGAAGTTGAAGTACTTGGCATCGCCCACCAGCACCGCGCAATTGCGTTGCCACGCGTGCGACTATTACACTAACAGCGCTCATAAACTGGCCCTTCATGCCGCGTCCCCGAGACACGAAGCCGCCGCGCTCCTTCTTCGTCATCTGCATGAAGCCAGCACCAACGTACCCACCCAAGCGAAGCTTTATCATTGCGCCCTATGCGGTTTTAGCGCGAGACACCGGTTGCCTCTTCTCCAGCACGTTCGTTCCCTGAGACACCTGCAAATGGAACAACTGCATCAACTTCATCGGCGGAGCGGAATCCAAGGGAACGAAACACCGCACACCGATATCGGCGACGTTTTTCAGGTCGTCGGCGATCCTGATGCACCACCCGCCCAACAATCGAGTCCAAATACACCTAGCACCCCGAACGCTACCAGTGTCAACAGTG AACGACGGGAAGAAGGTAGCGAATGCGGTAACGAGGTGAAGCAAGAGCCGGACAATGATCAGGAAACGGAACAGGAACCGGAGAACGAGCACGAGGACGTCTCCTGTCCGTATTGCACCTATCAGCCGACATCGCGAGAGGAATTGAGACAGCATTTGCAGGTGGCTCATGTGCAGGACACGGACGAGAAAGCGGAGACGGTGAAGGAGGAGCCACCGCCGGACCTGTTGTGCCCGCTGTGCCAAGACGGATTCCGAGAGCGATCCGCGCTGGAGAAGCACGTGATGCAGATCCACTCGGTGAACACGGACGGTCTGCAGCGACTGCTCCTGTTGGTTGACCAAAGCCACTGGCTGAACAATAACCCTAGGAACACGTCGACACCAGCGGTGACGACGCCGACGTCGCCAACCACCACCACGAAACCGCCGCAAGAGGAGGAGTTGAACGAGCGCGGTGGCAACGACGAAATCGAGGAGATCACGAGGTGCACAATTTGCGGCCGGATCTGTCGCTCCCTGGAAGAACTGCAGCAACACCACAGGGAGACCCATCCGGCGACGACGCCCACGCTGGCGGTCAGCGAGAAACACGTGTACAAATACCGGTGCGGTCAGTGCAGCCTGGCATTCAAGACCTTGGAAAAATTGCAGCAGCATTCGCAGTATCACGCGATAAGGGACGCGACCAAGTGCGCTCTGTGCGGTCGATCATTTCGCTCGGTGCAGGCACTTCAGAGACACTTAGAGTCTACTCACGCGGATCTACACGAGGACGAGCTGGCGCAGTACAAGCAGAGTCTGCTGCACGCGCACCCGCTTCTTCAAGCGCTCACCGAGGAGAGCTTTCGGAGACAAGGGAACCTGAGCGGGGAGCAGAGCGTAGAAGACGATGCCAGCAAGGCTGAGGAGGAGGAAAGCGACGCGAGCgactcatcgccgatgcacaaGGAACAGCGTCTCCTGGAAGACTACCTAAACAGCCAACCGGTCGCCGAAGACTCCTACCATGATCCCGGCAGAAAGTTCAAATGTCATCGTTGCAAGCTCGCGTTCACGCGGCAGAGCTACCTGACCGGGCACAACAAGACGCTGCTGCACCGCAAGGGAGAGAAAATGTCCTACCCGATGGAGAAATACTTGGACCCGAACAGACCGTACAAATGCGACGTCTGCAAGGAGAGTTTCACTCAGAAGAACATACTGTTGGTCCACTACAATAGCGTGAGTCACTTGCATAAATTGAAGAGGGCCATGCAGGAGCAGGGTAACAACAACACGCTGATATCGGTGGTGCCGCCGGCCAGCCCGACAGAGTCGCCGGATTCCCAGCAGGATCAAGATAAAAAACCCTACAAGTGCAACATCTGTAAAGTAGCTTACTCGCAGGGCAGCACCCTAGACATTCATATGAGAAGTGTGTTACATCAGACAAGAGCCAGCAAACTGCCAGATCTCGCTGCCAGTGGGCAATTAGATCTCGCGCGACCGTTGATCGAGCAGCCGCCCCCATCCAGCCCGAACAGTCCACCTGTTAACATGAACACCAGTAGCACAGGAATGCTGTCTTGTCCCCGATGCAGCGCGTTGTTCGTGAACCAGGAGCAGCTTGCCACGCACCAACAGCTGTATTGTATTTTCAGCAATCCACTGGCATTGTTTCAACAACTGGCAGCGTCGCAGCAACTCGTCCCGTCTACGACCGCCAAAACACCGCCGCCGACGTCTACGACGCCCGGGCCGCAGCAACACATGCAACAGAGCGTGCAGCACGCTTCGCAGACGACACAGGACATCCTGTCGCAGCCACGTCACAAAACGTCGCAAATGTACAAGCATCTGTTGGAGAGCTTCGGTTTCGATCTTGTGATGCAATTCAACGAGAACCACCAGAGGCGCCAGCGGAAGGAGGAGGAGGCTGCGGCCGCGCTCCAGgcccagcaagaacaacagaagCAGGAACAGCAGAAGCAAGCACTCGCAGCTCAGGCGGCCcgcgagaaggaggaggaggtggaggaacCGACCGACGACGATGTTATACCGGAACTGACCAGAAGCACTTGCCAGCATTGCAATAAGGAGTTCAGCAGCGTCTGGGTGTTGAAGGCGCACTGCGAGGAGGTGCATCGCGATCTGGTGCCCCGCGAGTTTCTCGAGAAGTACGCGCAACAGTTCAAGTGCGAGTATGAAAAGAAAAGCGTGGTGGTCACCGTCGCGACGTCCTCGTCCACGTCGTCTGCGCCCAGAAGCTCCACCCCCGCGTCCGGTCAGCCGCAAGATCTCAGCTCCGACAAGGAACAACGCGAGAAAGAAAAGGAGGAGATCGCTGAGAACAAAGAACGCATCACCAAGACACCGGAAGCAACGTCGACTACACCCGCAACTACTCCTGCGTTGAGCAACACGCCCGTGTCGAGCACCGATTCGACTACAGCCACCGTGTTACCGTCCGCTCAGACTCATCATtcacagcagcaacagcagcagcaacaacagcagcagcaacaacaacagcaacagcagcaacagcagcagcaacaacaacagcacgCTCAGCTGACGCTGGCTCAACAGATGTCCGAGATGCAGGCTGCATTGAACGCTATGGCGGCTTCTCAGTTGCAACAACAACTTCAGCAATATCCTGGATTGATGATGGGCATGATGGGCCTTCCTCTCGGGTTGAATGTTCCTGCTTTGGCCGCAATGAATCTGCAACCACCTCTCGTACCTATGATGCTACCGCCGCCGCCTTACGATGGCGCTGCGACCGCGTATCCACCTATCAACGCTCAGGCCGATCTTCTGGCGAAACAACATCTCGCTCTGCAACAGCAACAAGCGGCGGCT GCAAGTGCAGCTGCTTCTCAGAAACGTGCGCGCACCCGCATAACAGACGAACAGCTAAAAATCCTACGAGCgcattttgatattaacaattcGCCGGGCGAGGAGCAGATTCTAGACATGGCGGCGCAAAGCGGATTGCCCCCGAAAGTAATAAAACATTGGTTCCGAAATACGTTGTTCAAAGAACGCCAGCGCAACAAAGACAGCCCCTATAATTTCAACAATCCTCCGAGCACCACGTTGAATCTCGAAGAGTACGAGAAGACCGGGGAGGCGAAAGTTACTCCGTTAAATTCTAGCGTATCCGGTAACAGTTCCTCGGACGATAAAAGCCCGAACAAACAGGCATCTCCGCCTCCGTCGACGACGAGCGTCAACGCGTCTCAGACCACCGAGATAAAGCAGGAGATACAAGAGCAACCGCAGTGCCACGTTCAACAGCAGTCCCAGCACCAGGAAGAGCAGCAACATCATTCACCTGGAAGCTCGGGTGGTCAGCAATCTCGCCCTCATTCTCCAGCACTCAGTATGAGCTCCGTATTCCCGATGCACCATGACGTCTCGTCACACTCTTCAACGACAACAAGCGCGCCGAGCATCCCCATGTTACCACCGAAACTGGGCCCGCAGAGTTTTGCTAGCCCCAACCCTGGCCCAGGTGGAGTGGTACCTGGCTCCATAACAGGTTTGACCTTGACACCTCAGAGATCTCTCAGTCCCGGCCGTGGACCGACGGACTACTCCTTCAGTGGTGGTTCGAACGGAAACAGCTCCTCGGGTAACAGTTCTGGCAAACGAGCGAATCGAACAAGATTTACGGATTACCAGATTAAGGTTCTccaagaatttttcgaaaacaaCGCGTACCCAAAAGACGACGACCTCGAGTACTTGAGCAAGCTTCTCGGATTAAGTCCACGCGTAATCGTGGTTTGGTTTCAAAATGCTAGGCAGAAAGCGCGCAAGGTATACGAGAATCAGCCAGCCGCCGAGCCAGTGACACCAGGCAATCGCGAAGGTGACGACGGGTCCGGCCGATTCCAAAGAACACCAGGCTTGAATTACCAGTGTAAGAAATGCTTGCTAGTATTCCAACGGTACTACGAGCTCATCAGACATCAGAAAACCCATTGCTTCAAGGAGGAGGATGCGAAGAGAAGCGCGCAGGCGCAGGCAGCTGCAGCCCAGGTCGCAGCCGTCTTGAGTTCCGAGGACAGCAACAGCAGCTCGACGACGACCACCACGAACATCACATCCAACAACCCATCCTCTGCGCCAGCCCTCACGGAGCAACTGCAACAGCCTCTGAACACCACCGCATCTCCTCACCATCAACAACAGACGATGACACAGTCGCATCAGCAGCCCCAACAACAGTTACCGCAACAGCAACAGTCTCAGTCGCAGTCCCAATCACAGGCTCAGTCGCAAGCCGAGTCCAAGGAGGAGAGTTACCAATGCGACAAATGCAACCTGATGTTCGGACGGTTCGAACTGTGGCGCGAGCATCAGCTAGTACATATCATGAACCCGTCCCTGTTTCCACCCGCCTACCCGCCGGACTCGCCGTTCGGAATCCTACAGCAACAAGCCCTCAATGCTACCACCGGCGTAGCGGCCGAAACCCCTCATCCCCTGATCGCGATGATGCAAGACAGAAAACGTAAGTACGATGACTTCGACGACGGCACAGGCGGCGAGTCTCGCTCGAACTCCGAACACAGCGAGCAGCCCAAGGACAAGCGATTGCGGACGACAATTCTCCCGGAACAACTGGACTATCTTTACCAGAAATACCAGGTCGAGTCGAACCCGTCTAGAAAGATGCTGGAGACTATCGCACGCGAGGTCGGATTGAAGAAACGTGTGGTGCAGGTGTGGTTCCAAAACACTCGCGCTCGCGAGCGCAAGGGTCAGTTCCGCGCGCACAGCCAGGTGATCAACAAGCGCTGCCCGTTTTGCCCGGCGCTTTTCAAGGTGAAGTCCGCGTTGGAATCTCATCTGAGCAGCAAGCATGCCGACCAGGTAGCCCGCGGCGAGGTGAACATCGACAATATTCCCGACGAGGAGCTCTCGATGGAGTCCGCGCCCTCGAACCCCAGCACGCCCAATATGATGCCGCCGCTGTTCCCTCCATTCAACACCGACATGGAGGCCTCCCTTAAGAAGTACTACGAGGAGTCCATGAAGCGATACATCAGCGAGCTGCAGGCCCACGCCAGCAACGGTAAGCAAGAAGCGACGAACCACCAGGCTTCTGGCAACAACAGCGGCGAGTCCCCGTTGGACCTGAGCAAACCGGTCGATCTCAGCCGACCGATGAAGCTGAGTCTCGGCGGGCTGAGCAACCTCCTCGAAGAACAACACGGCATGCACTTCCGCGGCGGCAGCGACTGCGGCCCGCTGACCGACCTCTCCGAACGAAGCATTTGCGACGACGACAGCCTTAGCGAGACCACCGAGTTCTTGGACGACGAGAGCGGTCCAGCGAGTCCCGCCTCGAGCACTCAGAGCTCGCGGCAGGGGTCCGCTTCCGTGGGAACTGGAAGCGCTGCTGTGCCGGCTGTAACCGGTGCCGGTGGTGGAACCGGCCAGTCCAGCGGCAAAAGGTATCGCACTCAGATGTCAGCGACTCAGGTAAAGGTGATGAAGTCGCTGTTCTCGGACTACAAGACACCAACCATGGCTGAATGCGAGATGCTCGGTCGCGAGATAGGCCTGCCGAAGCGCGTGGTACAG GTCTGGTTCCAGAACGCCCGCGCCAAGGAAAAGAAAGCCAGATTAGCGGCGGGCCTGCCAGCCGAAGGCTCGGCGGTGCAACCGCATCGCGGCCCGACCGGGCCCGACGAGTGTAGACTCTGCTCGGTCCGATACTCGGCGAAGTCGCCGCTGCAGGAGCACGTATTCTCGCGACGGCATATCGAGTCGGTGCGTGTCGCCGTCGAGGAGGGCAGCCTGGTGCCGCCGACACCTGGCGCGCCGATCCTCCCCACCGGGAACACCGCCGCCGCGGGGATGGGCAACGCGTCGGTGGTTGGCGCTACCAATCAGCAAGCCGGCCAGCAGCAGCAATCGGACGAAAACATGATGTACGGATCCTTGTTCCTTCACCCTACGGCGATGTTCCAGCCGCAGCAACAACAACACCCGGGTGCCGCAACGCCTAGTACGGCTACCACCACGCCCG